Proteins encoded by one window of Arachis ipaensis cultivar K30076 chromosome B04, Araip1.1, whole genome shotgun sequence:
- the LOC107638612 gene encoding phospholipase A I isoform X2, translated as MSWGLGWKRPSEIFHLTLNYGTDDLREALNRTSSASASSLIPQEQELGFRIELEWSASEDEDQTALKLQSQLMVALPLPQDTVVVELRPKEDDDGVNLNMEVLKRREPLRAITMSKAVASGQHSDGTSVLIRLLRSNLASSAPPAVAEGVAGCGDHWSSVSVLSLCGCGLSVLPVQLTQLPHLEKLILDNNKLTVLPPDLGQQRSLRVLRVDNNMLISVPVELRQCVKLEELSLEHNKLVRPLLDFRAMAELRVLRLFGNPLEFLPEILPLVKLRHLSLANIRIVADDNLRSINVQIEMENNSYFASRHKLSAFFSLIFRFSSCHHPLLASALAKIMQDVGNRVVVGKDENAVRQLISMISSDNHHVVEQACYALSALASDVSVALQLIKADIMQPIGTVMKSMGREEVISVLQVVVKLAFASDAVAEKMLNKDVLKSLKNLCAHKDPEVQRLALLAVGNLAFCPENRRILVTSESLREFLLRLTVAVEPRVYKAAARALAILGENENLRRAIRGRQVPKQGLRILSMDGGGMKGLATVRMLKEIERGTGKQIHELFDLICGTSTGGMLAVALGIKLMTLEQCEDIYKNLGKVVFAEPVPKDNEAATWKEKLDQLYKSSSQSFRVVVHGSKHSAEQFESLLKELCDDEDGDLMIDSAVKNVPKVFVVSTLVSVMPGQPFIFRNYQYPAGTPEVALTTSESSGVTLLAPSSTGAPVGSKRSAFIGSCKHQVWQAIRASSAAPYYLDDFSDDINRWQDGAIVANNPTVFAIREAQLLWPDTKIDCLVSLGCGSIPTKVRKGGWRYLDTGQVLIESACSVERVEEVLSTLLPMLPEIQYFRFNPVDERCDMELDETDPTVWMKLESAVDEYIQKNYLAFENLSERLILPFQHEEKLFENIRSKVSKTGESNEGASGPALGWRRNVLLVEALHNPDAGRSVHHARELESFCARSGIRLSLMQGLSHIVRTGLTTTFATPFVSPLFTGSFPSSPLVYSPDVGQRIGRIDLVPPLSLDGPSGKIASSPPASPRGLRQLSAPVKSLHERLQNSPQLGVIHLALQNDLDGLIVSWQNDVFVVAEPGEHAEKFLQSVKCSLLSTMRSHRRKGASLLSNISTISELVAFKPHFQIGDIVHRYLSRQTMVLEDEQEISSYMFRRTVPSMHLTPEDVRWMVCDYILYRSVFPSSWCFRDL; from the exons ATGTCTTGGGGATTGGGGTGGAAGAGGCCCTCCGAGATCTTCCACCTCACTCTCAACTACGGCACCGACGATCTGCGAGAAGCTCTCAATCGCACGTCATCTGCGTCGGCTTCTTCACTGATCCCGCAGGAGCAGGAGCTAGGGTTCCGTATCGAGCTGGAATGGTCGGCGTCGGAGGATGAGGATCAGACGGCGCTCAAGCTTCAGTCGCAGCTAATGGTGGCTCTGCCGTTGCCGCAGGACACCGTAGTTGTGGAGCTGAGGCCGAAGGAGGACGATGATGGCGTGAATTTGAACATGGAGGTTTTGAAGAGGAGGGAACCGCTCAGGGCCATCACGATGAGCAAGGCTGTTGCCTCGGGGCAGCATAGCGATGGCACCAGTGTTCTGATTCGGCTTCTGCGGTCTAATTTGGCCTCCTCTGCGCCGCCGGCGGTGGCCGAGGGGGTTGCTGGATGTGGCGACCATTGGAGTAGTGTATCGGTGCTTAGTCTCTGCGGCTGTGGCTTATCG GTGCTTCCAGTACAGCTTACTCAGTTGCCACATCTTGAAAAACTTATTCTTGACAACAACAAACTGACAGTTTTGCCTCCTGATCTTGGTCAGCAGAGAAGCTTAAGAGTGCTCAGAGTTGACAACAACATGCTTATTTCTGTGCCTG TTGAACTGAGACAGTGTGTTAAGTTGGAGGAGTTGTCATTGGAACACAACAAGCTAGTTCGACCACTTCTTGACTTCAG GGCTATGGCTGAACTACGGGTGCTCAGGCTATTTGGAAATCCTCTGGAGTTTCTTCCTGAAATTTTGCCCCTCGTCAAACTTCGCCACCTTTCACTCGCAAATATTAGGATTGTGGCAGATGATAATTTGAGATCAATCAATGTGCAAATAGAG ATGGAAAACAATTCGTATTTTGCATCTAGGCATAAACTCAGTGCCTTCTTTTCTCTTATATTCCGCTTTTCTTCTTGTCATCACCCTTTATTAGCCTCTGCACTTGCAAAGATAATGCAAGATGTAGGAAATAGAGTGGTTGTTGGCAAAGATGAGAATGCAGTGAGACAGCTTATTAGCATGATAAGTAGTGACAACCATCATGTG GTTGAACAAGCCTGCTATGCTCTTTCAGCTCTTGCCTCCGATGTGTCTGTTGCACTGCAGCTGATCAAAGCAGATATCATGCAACCCATTGGAACAGTTATGAAATCTATGGGTCGGGAAGAGGTAATATCTGTATTGCAAGTTGTGGTGAAGTTGGCTTTCGCATCTGATGCTGTAGCTGAGAAGATGTTGAACAAGGATGTTCTGAAATCTTTGAAAAATTTGTGTGCCCATAAAGATCCAGAG GTACAACGGTTAGCTCTGTTAGCTGTTGGCAACTTGGCTTTCTGTCCAGAGAATCGTCGTATACTTGTTACTTCTGAGAGCTTGCGAGAATTTCTCTTACGACTGACTGTTGCAGTTGAGCCACGTGTTTATAAAGCTGCTGCTCGTGCTTTGGCAATTCTTG GAGAAAATGAGAACCTGCGACGTGCAATAAGAGGGAGACAAGTGCCGAAGCAAGGACTCCGCATACTCTCAATGGATGGAGGGGGGATGAAAGGTCTGGCAACTGTGAGAATGCTTAAGGAAATTGAAAGGGGAACTGGAAAACAAATACATGAGTTGTTTGATTTAATATGTGGCACATCAACGGGTGGAATGCTGGCTGTTGCCCTTGGGATTAAGTTGATGACTTTGGAACAATGTGAAGATATATACAAAAATCTTG GGAAGGTTGTTTTTGCTGAACCTGTGCCCAAGGATAATGAAGCTGCTACCTGGAAAGAAAAGTTAGATCAACTATATAAGAGTTCATCACAGAGTTTTAGAGTTGTTGTTCATGGATCAAAA CACAGTGCAGAGCAGTTTGAGAGTCTATTGAAAGAATTGTGTGATGATGAGGATGGGGATCTAATGATAGATTCTGCTGTAAAAAATGTGCCAAAAGTTTTTGTTGTATCAACCCTGGTGAGCGTCATGCCTGGACAGCCCTTCATATTCCGCAATTATCAG TATCCTGCTGGTACACCAGAGGTGGCTCTTACGACATCAGAAAGTTCAGGGGTAACCTTGTTGGCTCCTTCTTCAACAGGTGCACCAGTTGGCTCTAAGCGCAGTGCGTTCATTGGAAGCTGTAAGCATCAAGTGTGGCAGGCTATCAGAGCTTCATCTGCTGCGCCTTATTATCTTGATGATTTTTCAGATG ATATTAATCGCTGGCAAGATGGTGCAATAGTGGCAAACAATCCAACAGTTTTTGCCATAAGAGAAGCCCAGCTTCTGTGGCCTGACACAAAAATTGATTGCCTGGTTTCATTAGGGTGTGGTTCTATTCCAACAAAG GTGCGGAAAGGGGGTTGGCGGTATCTGGATACAGGACAGGTATTGATCGAGAGTGCATGCTCTGTTGAGCGGGTTGAGGAAGTTTTAAGTACACTGCTGCCTATGCTTCCTGAGATACAGTATTTTCGTTTCAATCCTG TTGATGAACGTTGTGATATGGAACTTGATGAGACGGATCCAACTGTCTGGATGAAACTGGAGTCTGCAGTTGATGAATATATACAAAAGAATTATCTGGCATTTGAAAATCTCTCTGAGAGATTGATTCTGCCTTTCCAGCATGAAGAGAAGCTTTTCGAGAATATAAGATCTAAAGTATCCAAGACAGGGGAATCAAATGAAG GTGCTAGTGGCCCTGCTTTGGGGTGGAGGCGAAATGTACTACTTGTGGAAGCTTTACATAATCCTGATGCAGGAAGATCAGTGCACCATGCTCGAGAGCTTGAGTCATTTTGTGCTCGGAGCGGGATACGTTTATCACTCATGCAGGGTTTGTCTCATATTGTAAGGACAGGGTTGACAACAACATTCGCTACTCCATTTGTGTCACCTCTGTTTACAGGAAGCTTCCCTTCAAGTCCACTTGTATATAGTCCTGATGTTGGTCAGAGGATTGGACGGATTGATCTGGTTCCACCTTTAAGTTTAGATGGCCCATCAGGGAAAATAGCTTCATCACCTCCAGCGTCTCCCCGAGGACTTAGACAGCTGTCGGCGCCTGTCAAATCATTGCATGAGAGATTGCAGAATTCACCACAATTGGGCGTTATACATTTGGCCCTTCAAAATGACTTAGATGGCTTAATTGTGAG TTGGCAAAATGATGTATTCGTGGTGGCTGAGCCTGGAGAACATGCGGAGAAATTTCTACAGAGTGTTAAATGCAGTTTGTTATCTACAATGAGGAGCCACCGCAGAAAGGGTGCATCTCTGTTGTCCAATATTTCTACCATATCGGAGTTGGTTGCCTTTAAGCCCCATTTCCAAATTGGAGACATTGTCCATAGATACTTAAGCCGCCAAACCATG GTTTTGGAAGATGAACAAGAAATAAGTTCCTACATGTTCCGCAGGACAGTCCCTTCTATGCATTTAACACCTGAGGATGTTCGATGGATGGTATGTGATTACATATTGTACAGATCTGTCTTTCCATCATCTTGGTGT TTTAGAGATTTATAA